TGACGGCCATGCCGTCCAGCGCCGCAAGCAGCGGATCATCCAGCCGCAGCGCATGAAGCGCGAGATAGCTCCAGCTGACCCAGGCAACGGCACGCGACAGAGCGGAGTTGCGGATGATCTTGGTGAGGATGGAGATGACGAACCAACCGGCCGTCAGGGTGAGCGCCATCGACATCAGCCATCGGTGCGTAGACGGAAGATATTGAGACAGGCCAAGATTGGCGAGCCAGAGCAGAACCGTGAGATAGAGCCATTTCAGGCGCCGCATGAAGGCGATGATCACACGCAGCAGGTCGGGATTGCCTTTGATGCGCCGGGCGCGCGCCTCGAAGGCCGGCTCCGTTCGCGCCGCGGCAAACAAGGCTATGCCATAGAGGACGATGATCAGGCCCAGCTGGATCAGAACCCAGCCATTCAGGACGAAGGTCTCGAGCCATCGTTCAACACTGGCCATCGCCGACGAAAGGGTCATCTTCCTGTCCTTCCGGAATGCCGATGCTCGCACAGAGGCGGACGAGCGGTCTGACCCTGCGAGAAGTGCGGGCAGGGCAAAAGGTTTCCGCGCCCTCATGAGAATCATGATCCATCGATGAAAAGCGTCCTGTGGCTGGCTCACCCGTCCGCCAGGCCGGTCGCCCGGCATCGCCGGGGACGAAGCTGGGCGGCCGATGTTTTGCAGACGGCGGCGTGGACAGAGGATGCCGCCCATGAAACCGTATTTGTCGTCGCGGGCTTTGTGTGGCATCCAGTAGGCACGTGTATTCGCAGCTGAAACGAGGAAATCTCCGTGGCAGAGGAAATGTGGTCGACCCTTGTGAAGGAATTTTCCGACATACCCGATCTGTCGACCATCACGCTGATTACCGTGCGGCTGACGATTGCGGCGGCACTCGGCGGCATTCTCGGATATGAGCGGGAGCGCAAGGGGCGAAGCGCGGGCGTGCGAACCCATATGCTGGTCGCCGTGGGCGCGGCCCTGTTCGTCATCGCGCCGCTTCAGAGCGGCATGGAGGTCGGCGACCTCTCACGCGTCCTGCAGGGCATTATCCAGGGGATCGGCTTTTTGGGGGCGGGCGCTATCATGGTCCGCTCGACGCGCCAACAGGTCGAAGGCCTGACAACGGCTGCCAATATCTGGGCAACCGCCGGGATTGGCATCATTGCCGGCCTGGGCCTGGAGGCGACGGCCATTCTGTCGACCGTGGTGGTGC
The sequence above is a segment of the Rhizobium sp. SSA_523 genome. Coding sequences within it:
- a CDS encoding MgtC/SapB family protein; its protein translation is MWSTLVKEFSDIPDLSTITLITVRLTIAAALGGILGYERERKGRSAGVRTHMLVAVGAALFVIAPLQSGMEVGDLSRVLQGIIQGIGFLGAGAIMVRSTRQQVEGLTTAANIWATAGIGIIAGLGLEATAILSTVVVLIILAAVPLVLPKDADGDR